A genomic region of Runella rosea contains the following coding sequences:
- a CDS encoding sigma-54-dependent transcriptional regulator, whose translation MILIVDDDIAVRTSLSLLMRKEKFDVATAETPEEALTHLTENVIELVLLDMNFSNDTSGDDGLNLLAQIRQQDAHVPVILITGWATIDLAVKGMKIGAADFISKPWQNTHLMQSVRTALALREANDPAPKEKNSGVKAANQSISRRQLDRQYDFGQIIGQSESMLQILGTIGRIAATDASVLIMGESGTGKELIAEAVHQNSQRAKRPFVKVNLGGISTSLFESEMFGHIRGAFTDARYDRTGRFELANRGTIFLDEIGELDLSSQVKLLRVLQDRTFEILGSSKTKTLDVRVVCATNRNLEEMVAKGTFREDLLYRINLITIQLPSLRQRPDDIPLLVDFFVNNLRSIYSRPHLEVSRDALKWLKQLNLPGNIRQLKNLVERTILVSNNDILEVADFEQNYQPPSRPSDLISPKSHLPDVGSMTLEEMEIQMIRRAMEFHRGKVARVAKALGLTRSALYRRLEKYSIPFDEE comes from the coding sequence ATGATTTTAATCGTTGATGATGATATTGCCGTTCGAACTTCTCTTTCGCTCTTGATGCGAAAAGAGAAGTTCGATGTTGCAACAGCCGAAACGCCCGAAGAAGCCCTCACCCATTTGACTGAGAATGTGATTGAGTTGGTGTTGCTCGACATGAATTTTTCTAATGACACCTCTGGAGATGATGGATTGAATCTGCTCGCTCAAATCAGGCAACAGGATGCGCACGTACCCGTGATTCTCATTACGGGTTGGGCCACGATTGATTTGGCCGTCAAAGGAATGAAAATCGGGGCGGCTGATTTTATCAGTAAGCCTTGGCAAAATACGCATCTGATGCAGTCGGTCCGGACTGCGTTGGCGTTGCGTGAGGCAAATGACCCAGCACCTAAAGAGAAAAATTCAGGAGTAAAGGCGGCCAATCAGTCGATAAGTCGTCGTCAATTGGACCGACAGTATGATTTTGGGCAAATCATAGGGCAGTCAGAATCTATGTTACAAATATTGGGCACCATAGGTCGGATAGCCGCGACCGATGCTTCTGTATTGATTATGGGCGAGAGCGGCACGGGAAAGGAGCTTATTGCCGAAGCCGTTCACCAAAACAGCCAACGCGCCAAGCGCCCGTTTGTCAAAGTGAATTTGGGCGGGATTTCAACCAGTTTGTTTGAGTCTGAAATGTTTGGGCACATTCGCGGGGCGTTTACCGACGCGCGCTACGACCGCACGGGCCGCTTTGAATTGGCCAATCGCGGCACCATTTTTTTGGATGAAATCGGCGAACTGGATTTGAGCAGTCAGGTGAAATTGCTGCGTGTATTGCAGGACCGAACCTTCGAAATATTGGGCAGTAGTAAGACCAAAACGCTGGACGTGCGCGTAGTGTGCGCTACCAATCGGAATCTGGAAGAAATGGTGGCTAAAGGCACGTTTCGAGAGGACTTGCTGTACCGTATCAACCTCATTACAATCCAGTTGCCTTCTTTGCGCCAGCGTCCAGATGACATTCCGCTGTTGGTTGATTTTTTTGTCAATAACCTACGTAGTATCTACAGCCGCCCGCACTTAGAAGTAAGCCGCGACGCGCTGAAATGGCTCAAACAACTCAACTTGCCAGGCAATATTCGCCAACTCAAAAACCTAGTCGAACGGACGATTTTGGTCAGCAACAATGACATACTAGAAGTGGCCGATTTTGAGCAAAATTATCAGCCCCCATCTCGACCTTCCGACCTCATATCTCCAAAATCCCACCTTCCTGACGTAGGCAGCATGACGCTCGAAGAAATGGAAATCCAGATGATTCGACGCGCGATGGAATTTCACCGGGGCAAAGTGGCCCGCGTAGCCAAAGCCTTGGGCCTGACGCGCTCAGCGTTGTATCGGCGGTTGGAAAAGTACAGCATTCCGTTTGATGAAGAATGA
- a CDS encoding sensor histidine kinase, with protein sequence MKLSTKFISFIIIIHLVAVGLSLYIFKKEPLFFIASEVFILLSLFIAWQLYNEMIQPLNLLMTGVEAIKDRDFNVKFLKTGKYEMDRLIEIYNQMIDQLRTERTRQEEQHFFLEKLIHTSPTGILMMDFDENITAINPKAQAMLSIQADAVLHRALSSIQHPVLQALSHLKTGESRTINFNGLETYKCQKAHFMDRGFPRYFIMLEELTTEILAAEKNAYGKVIRMMAHEVNNSVGAVNSILDTTLSLEQNQPDVTQALQVARDRNENLNQFMRRFADVVRLPIPHKEPLNISALVMKTASLMSSVAKRQQIRFEFNFSDNDVMIAADVSQMEQVLINVIKNAIESIENDGTIAFETTHQPPQLLVIDTGKGIPKGIEEQLFSPFFSTKRNGQGVGLTLIREILVNHGFGLSLHTEQEGKTVFRVRF encoded by the coding sequence ATGAAACTAAGCACCAAATTCATTTCTTTCATCATCATTATTCACTTGGTGGCGGTGGGATTATCGTTGTATATTTTCAAAAAAGAGCCACTTTTTTTCATTGCTTCTGAGGTGTTTATTCTGCTTTCGTTGTTCATTGCGTGGCAATTGTACAACGAAATGATTCAGCCGCTCAATTTACTCATGACGGGCGTAGAAGCCATCAAAGACCGTGATTTTAACGTTAAATTTCTGAAAACGGGTAAGTACGAAATGGACCGACTCATTGAAATTTACAATCAGATGATTGACCAGTTGCGTACCGAGCGCACACGGCAAGAAGAACAGCATTTTTTTCTTGAAAAACTGATTCACACCTCACCCACAGGAATCTTAATGATGGATTTTGACGAAAATATCACCGCCATCAATCCTAAAGCGCAAGCCATGCTGAGCATTCAGGCCGACGCCGTGCTACACCGTGCGCTGTCGTCGATTCAGCATCCTGTTTTGCAGGCCTTGAGTCACTTAAAAACGGGGGAGTCACGGACGATAAATTTCAACGGGTTAGAGACTTATAAATGCCAAAAGGCGCATTTTATGGATCGGGGTTTTCCACGTTATTTTATCATGCTCGAAGAACTGACGACCGAAATTCTGGCTGCCGAAAAGAACGCGTACGGCAAAGTGATTCGGATGATGGCGCACGAAGTTAATAACTCGGTCGGAGCCGTAAATTCGATTTTGGATACGACCCTTTCGTTGGAACAAAACCAACCCGACGTAACCCAAGCCCTGCAAGTAGCCCGCGACCGCAACGAAAACCTCAACCAATTTATGCGGCGTTTTGCCGACGTGGTGCGCTTGCCCATTCCGCACAAAGAGCCACTGAACATCAGCGCTTTAGTAATGAAAACGGCGAGCCTGATGTCGTCGGTGGCCAAACGCCAACAGATTCGTTTTGAATTTAATTTCAGTGACAATGATGTGATGATTGCAGCCGACGTATCACAGATGGAACAAGTACTCATCAATGTCATCAAAAATGCCATTGAGTCCATTGAAAATGACGGGACCATTGCATTTGAAACAACTCATCAGCCGCCTCAACTGCTGGTCATAGATACTGGAAAAGGTATCCCGAAAGGTATTGAAGAGCAGTTATTCAGCCCTTTTTTCTCCACCAAACGCAACGGGCAGGGCGTCGGTCTTACGCTCATTCGGGAGATTCTGGTCAACCACGGGTTCGGGCTTTCACTCCACACCGAGCAAGAAGGAAAGACGGTGTTTCGGGTGCGGTTTTGA
- a CDS encoding 2'-5' RNA ligase family protein: MDLEQHYHQLWTRSVQQFESGHFEYDTMIDAPVDSRRGITLLARPPLTVRTAIEAMLSNLKASEPEQYYYPITDIHLTILSIISCYENFSLSLIDTTQYAALVQEVINGQKSFKIQFRGITASPSCLLIQGFPLDNALKKIRNGLRQRFQNSGLQHSIDKRYAIQTAHSTVVRFRKPFIHPDDFLQKAKTYREVNFGMFDVNELELVFNDWYQKTGTTTVLERFRLGE; this comes from the coding sequence ATGGATTTAGAACAACATTATCATCAGTTATGGACGCGTTCGGTTCAGCAGTTTGAGTCAGGGCATTTTGAATATGACACCATGATTGACGCGCCCGTGGATTCCCGCCGGGGCATTACGCTACTGGCGCGACCGCCACTAACGGTCAGAACAGCCATTGAAGCCATGCTCAGCAACCTCAAAGCATCAGAACCTGAGCAATATTACTATCCAATCACGGATATTCATCTGACCATTTTGTCAATTATTTCTTGTTACGAAAATTTTAGCCTTTCCCTTATTGATACGACCCAGTACGCGGCATTGGTTCAGGAAGTGATAAATGGCCAAAAATCGTTTAAAATACAGTTTAGGGGCATTACGGCTTCGCCGAGTTGTTTACTTATCCAAGGTTTTCCGTTAGACAATGCATTGAAAAAAATACGCAATGGACTGCGTCAACGCTTTCAGAACTCTGGGTTGCAACATTCCATCGATAAACGCTACGCCATTCAAACGGCCCATTCGACGGTGGTTCGTTTCAGAAAACCCTTTATTCATCCGGATGATTTCCTTCAAAAAGCAAAAACCTACAGAGAGGTAAATTTCGGGATGTTTGACGTAAACGAATTAGAGCTTGTGTTTAATGATTGGTATCAAAAAACGGGGACTACGACAGTGCTGGAACGATTTCGTTTAGGAGAATAA
- a CDS encoding PQQ-dependent sugar dehydrogenase, protein MKIYAQSPVLSLEIYQTGLVRPTNIQSAGDSRLFVSEIGGKIKIIQNNSILPTPFLDISSKVEDPQWAGINSFAFHPNYAQNGRFYVLYIRKPDNVVQLSQFRKSAGNANLADTTETRLLTIPHVLNIGHRGGAISFGADGYLYIATGDDADGGRNIVGDPLNNAQNLAKLFGKVLRIDVNANNNTYAIPPSNPYQMPNDGIRDEIWARGLRNPWRMSFDRSTGDLWIGDNGQDGWEEIDFLAKNAPSGANFGWRCYEGNHRYVQTVCEDSITMTFPIHEYAGFTNNNGAGRSVIGGFVYRGQQFPAMYGHYIYADYISGNFWALRRNPNGSYQNVAQSTTLSSPVTFGEDWQGELYTASFSNGNIYKIKAQSCPSSLTLTSFDPITSNNTFNAGNSINATNSIANAVNVTYTAGNSIELKPGFTTAQGSIFNAKISTCPTSP, encoded by the coding sequence GTGAAAATATACGCACAGTCTCCTGTTCTTTCGCTTGAAATATACCAAACAGGCTTGGTCCGCCCGACCAATATTCAATCGGCGGGTGATAGCAGGCTTTTTGTTTCTGAAATCGGCGGGAAAATAAAAATCATTCAAAACAACAGTATTCTGCCGACGCCTTTTTTAGACATTAGTTCCAAGGTCGAGGACCCCCAATGGGCGGGCATCAACAGTTTTGCTTTTCATCCTAATTATGCACAAAACGGCCGTTTTTATGTACTCTACATTCGAAAACCCGATAACGTTGTTCAACTCTCACAATTCCGAAAAAGTGCCGGTAACGCTAATCTAGCCGATACCACTGAAACGCGTTTACTTACCATCCCACACGTACTGAACATAGGCCACCGTGGCGGAGCAATCAGTTTTGGAGCCGATGGCTATTTATACATTGCTACGGGTGATGATGCCGATGGCGGCAGAAACATCGTGGGCGACCCGCTCAACAATGCTCAAAACCTAGCCAAACTTTTCGGGAAGGTTCTGCGTATTGACGTCAACGCTAACAATAACACCTACGCCATTCCACCTTCTAACCCCTACCAAATGCCCAACGACGGCATTCGGGACGAAATCTGGGCGCGTGGCCTTCGAAACCCTTGGCGCATGAGCTTCGACCGCTCAACGGGAGATTTATGGATTGGCGACAATGGACAAGATGGCTGGGAGGAAATTGATTTTTTAGCCAAGAACGCCCCCAGTGGGGCTAACTTCGGATGGCGGTGTTATGAAGGCAACCATCGGTATGTTCAAACCGTATGCGAAGATTCTATCACGATGACTTTTCCCATCCACGAATACGCGGGTTTCACCAATAATAACGGCGCTGGGCGGTCAGTGATTGGCGGTTTTGTATATCGCGGTCAACAGTTTCCCGCCATGTACGGTCACTACATCTACGCCGATTATATCTCAGGAAATTTTTGGGCTTTACGCCGCAATCCCAACGGCAGCTACCAAAATGTGGCGCAATCCACCACACTTTCTAGCCCCGTTACTTTTGGGGAAGATTGGCAGGGGGAGTTATATACGGCTTCGTTCTCAAACGGAAACATCTATAAAATAAAAGCCCAATCCTGCCCTTCTTCTCTTACTTTGACCTCTTTTGACCCAATAACGAGCAACAATACATTCAACGCTGGCAATTCAATCAATGCAACCAATTCAATTGCAAATGCCGTAAATGTCACGTACACAGCTGGTAATTCGATTGAATTGAAACCTGGATTTACGACCGCGCAGGGCAGTATTTTTAACGCAAAAATCAGTACTTGTCCAACCTCCCCTTAA
- a CDS encoding ABC transporter permease yields MLKHLFKLIWKRKKMNSLMMFEIFFSFLILFAVWTLGIYNYRNYAQPSGLETDNVWVAFFNFNAPNDTIKAEYKELVRQQLTRYRAVHSFAFTSSNAPFTFSSMNNNVEYNKKTTMSEIMRVEPDFPKVMNMKISEGRWFNETDKAGNYRPIVITRRLKEELFGNESAIGKTLGNGDGASSNDPKMKVVGVVDYFKHKDDFQKLSSCIFQPSDRWDDTMVMKVQEGSGAELEAQISKEVARLGKDWSIEIQQMNNMKSNRNNLVLVPVLILLIVCSFLVFNVALGLFGVLFQTISRRKQEIGVRRAMGATQGAILWHFIGETAVIATFGLILGVFFAVQFPLLNVFDVEAGVYLLGILMAVISVYVLVSICAFYPSRQASVMQPATVLHEE; encoded by the coding sequence ATGTTAAAACACTTATTTAAACTCATCTGGAAACGGAAAAAGATGAACTCTTTGATGATGTTCGAGATATTTTTTTCCTTTCTTATTTTGTTCGCCGTCTGGACGCTCGGTATCTATAACTACCGAAACTACGCCCAGCCTTCGGGCCTCGAAACCGACAATGTTTGGGTCGCTTTTTTCAACTTTAATGCCCCCAACGACACAATCAAAGCTGAATATAAAGAGTTGGTTCGGCAGCAATTGACGCGCTATCGGGCGGTGCATAGCTTTGCTTTCACAAGTTCTAACGCCCCGTTTACCTTCAGTTCTATGAACAATAATGTAGAGTACAACAAAAAGACCACGATGAGCGAAATCATGAGAGTTGAGCCTGATTTTCCGAAGGTGATGAATATGAAGATTTCTGAAGGGCGTTGGTTTAATGAGACAGATAAGGCGGGCAATTATCGTCCTATCGTCATTACGCGTCGCTTGAAGGAAGAACTGTTTGGCAATGAAAGCGCGATAGGGAAAACGTTGGGCAACGGTGACGGGGCCAGTTCAAACGACCCCAAAATGAAAGTAGTCGGTGTGGTGGATTATTTTAAACACAAAGATGATTTTCAGAAGCTTTCCAGCTGCATATTTCAGCCCTCTGATCGATGGGATGATACAATGGTAATGAAGGTACAAGAAGGTAGCGGGGCAGAATTGGAAGCCCAAATCTCGAAGGAAGTGGCGCGCTTGGGCAAAGATTGGTCAATCGAAATTCAGCAGATGAACAACATGAAATCCAACCGCAATAACCTCGTACTCGTGCCCGTCCTGATTTTATTGATTGTGTGCAGTTTCTTGGTGTTCAACGTCGCCTTGGGGCTGTTTGGGGTGTTATTTCAAACCATCAGCCGGCGCAAGCAAGAAATCGGCGTACGCCGCGCCATGGGAGCTACGCAGGGCGCTATTTTGTGGCATTTTATTGGCGAAACTGCCGTTATTGCTACTTTTGGGCTTATTTTAGGGGTCTTTTTTGCGGTTCAATTTCCCTTGCTGAATGTGTTTGATGTAGAGGCTGGAGTATATTTGTTGGGAATTTTAATGGCCGTCATTTCGGTCTATGTGTTAGTCAGCATTTGCGCTTTTTATCCTAGTCGTCAGGCTTCTGTGATGCAGCCAGCAACCGTTTTGCACGAAGAATAA
- a CDS encoding type II toxin-antitoxin system RelE/ParE family toxin, whose product MPLFDDLLEIEEFIGQPKADRVIENIMERARQLAQFPDSSSIQEMPSHRRSYRFVVEGNYKIIYSFEHNVVQICAVFDTRRDPKNLKL is encoded by the coding sequence ATGCCGCTTTTTGACGATCTGCTTGAAATTGAAGAGTTTATTGGCCAGCCCAAAGCCGATAGGGTCATTGAAAATATCATGGAAAGAGCGCGTCAATTGGCACAATTTCCCGATTCCAGCTCTATTCAGGAAATGCCCTCACATCGACGCAGCTACCGATTTGTGGTCGAAGGAAATTACAAGATAATCTACAGTTTCGAGCATAATGTGGTTCAGATATGCGCTGTATTTGACACGCGACGCGACCCTAAAAACTTAAAATTGTAG
- a CDS encoding SO2930 family diheme c-type cytochrome, whose protein sequence is MKLFSFAFFVLSIAITFSFRKTPPLKDSTTFAPKENLSEYGFFQGKIADQLPAEGVVPYQLNTPLFSDYAEKLRFVKLPAGTTVAYNADGVLDFPVGTTIIKTFYYPNDFRNPAAGRRIMETRLLIHEESGWKALEYVWNDDQTDAYLEVAGETKEVSWIHSDGKKRTIQYAMPNLNQCKGCHNQNEKMQPIGPSARQLNGDFEYGEKENQLVHWQKTGLLTGLPALAQVPKAPVWNDPASGSLEARARAWLDINCAHCHRNEGPAKTSGLMLNYDETDLTKLGIMKAPVAAGRGSGGRQYSIVPGQPEKSILLYRMESTDPGEMMPELGRKTTHTEGVALVREWIRSLK, encoded by the coding sequence ATGAAACTGTTTTCGTTTGCCTTTTTTGTCTTGTCAATTGCCATTACTTTTTCATTTCGAAAAACACCCCCTTTGAAGGATAGCACCACTTTTGCCCCTAAAGAGAATCTTTCGGAATACGGATTTTTTCAAGGCAAAATCGCCGACCAACTTCCCGCCGAAGGGGTTGTGCCTTACCAACTTAATACGCCGCTGTTTTCTGACTATGCCGAAAAATTGCGATTCGTAAAACTTCCTGCGGGCACAACCGTAGCCTATAATGCTGACGGTGTACTCGACTTTCCCGTCGGAACCACCATCATTAAGACCTTTTATTATCCCAACGACTTTCGCAACCCCGCCGCAGGGCGGCGCATCATGGAAACCCGGTTGTTAATTCACGAAGAATCGGGTTGGAAAGCACTGGAATACGTTTGGAATGATGACCAAACCGACGCTTACCTCGAAGTAGCTGGAGAAACCAAAGAAGTGAGCTGGATTCATTCTGATGGCAAAAAACGCACGATTCAGTACGCCATGCCCAACCTCAATCAGTGCAAAGGCTGCCATAATCAAAATGAAAAAATGCAGCCCATCGGGCCGTCGGCAAGGCAATTGAATGGTGATTTTGAATACGGCGAAAAAGAAAACCAATTGGTTCATTGGCAAAAAACAGGGCTTTTGACGGGACTTCCTGCCCTGGCCCAAGTGCCCAAAGCGCCCGTCTGGAACGACCCCGCCAGCGGCTCCTTAGAGGCGCGCGCCCGAGCGTGGCTGGACATTAACTGTGCGCACTGCCACCGAAACGAAGGCCCCGCCAAAACCTCGGGCCTGATGTTAAATTACGACGAAACCGATCTAACAAAATTGGGCATAATGAAAGCGCCTGTAGCCGCAGGCAGAGGCTCTGGCGGACGACAATACAGCATCGTACCCGGCCAACCCGAAAAATCCATTTTACTGTACCGAATGGAATCCACTGACCCTGGCGAAATGATGCCCGAACTGGGCCGAAAAACTACCCACACCGAAGGCGTAGCGCTGGTGAGGGAGTGGATCAGGTCGTTGAAGTGA
- a CDS encoding AAA family ATPase, with protein sequence MDKQKLPLQLLRYLKEIEERIKSSQIELEVISNETYFLLIRSRKYSDFFFNLSWKNQNNSITLSAEVYPASPTGDVSRFNFEGSAIPHIDNWLSYVKEYDDIDIGSLFPIENSLQPEEDIFEEKDKILPYCLQRLSVENFQGIKHATIENLPVDTQWVFLVGENGFGKSTVLQSILLGLHGSKDGSYEVVQNQYIRIRVQYKSDKENFFNDCWRNPHPLTHLAAYGPSRLNLQADATLSDEARKSSVTYSLFNSDGALLNIEAKLKDWLLQKDKKRFELVKKAFLKLIPYLSDMRLNESTSQIEYLEKDIIDGTETYEPLPYQKLASGFRAIIGLAGDMIVRLSNAQPTIKDPAQLKGIVLIDELDLHWHPKLQKQIPQLFSGVFPKVQFIVSTHSPIPLLGAPHNSVVLKVTRTKEEGVKIERVDIDLKYLTPNLILTSGIFDMDDVLSVENDDLTKTRTEDTFEEMKHNDEVEDYLAEFEKSNRQFPDELFEPKAN encoded by the coding sequence ATGGATAAGCAAAAATTGCCATTGCAGCTTTTACGATATTTAAAAGAGATAGAAGAAAGAATAAAGTCTTCACAAATTGAATTGGAAGTTATTTCTAACGAAACCTATTTTCTTTTAATAAGGTCCAGAAAATATTCTGATTTCTTTTTTAATCTAAGCTGGAAGAATCAAAATAATAGCATTACGTTATCAGCAGAAGTTTATCCAGCGTCACCAACAGGAGACGTTAGTAGATTTAATTTTGAAGGTAGTGCGATACCACATATAGACAATTGGCTTTCTTATGTTAAAGAGTATGATGATATTGATATAGGTTCACTCTTCCCGATTGAAAACTCTCTCCAACCCGAAGAAGATATTTTTGAAGAAAAAGATAAGATCCTTCCTTATTGCCTTCAAAGACTCTCAGTAGAAAATTTTCAAGGAATTAAACATGCTACCATTGAGAACTTGCCTGTAGATACGCAGTGGGTATTTTTGGTGGGAGAAAATGGGTTTGGAAAATCCACTGTTTTACAGTCAATTCTGTTGGGACTTCATGGTAGCAAAGATGGGAGTTACGAAGTTGTTCAGAATCAGTATATTAGAATACGGGTGCAGTATAAGAGCGACAAAGAAAACTTTTTCAATGATTGTTGGAGGAATCCACACCCACTTACACATTTGGCCGCTTATGGGCCATCGCGCCTCAATCTTCAAGCTGATGCTACTTTGAGTGATGAGGCTCGTAAAAGTTCAGTGACCTACAGTCTTTTCAATTCTGACGGAGCATTGCTCAACATTGAAGCAAAATTGAAGGATTGGCTTCTGCAAAAAGACAAAAAGCGCTTTGAATTGGTAAAAAAAGCCTTTTTGAAACTGATTCCTTACCTGTCGGATATGCGGTTGAACGAATCAACCAGCCAAATCGAATACCTTGAAAAAGACATTATTGACGGTACGGAAACCTACGAACCTTTGCCTTATCAAAAATTAGCGTCGGGATTTCGGGCTATCATTGGGTTGGCCGGTGATATGATTGTGCGGCTTTCAAATGCTCAGCCTACCATCAAAGACCCTGCTCAATTGAAAGGAATTGTCCTCATTGATGAGTTGGATTTGCATTGGCACCCTAAACTCCAAAAACAGATTCCGCAGTTGTTTTCGGGTGTTTTTCCCAAAGTACAGTTTATTGTTTCCACCCACAGTCCTATTCCGCTGCTGGGTGCGCCACACAATTCGGTCGTGCTGAAAGTAACGCGCACCAAAGAGGAAGGCGTGAAGATAGAGCGCGTGGACATTGACCTTAAATACCTCACCCCCAATCTGATATTGACGTCGGGGATTTTTGACATGGACGATGTGCTTTCGGTTGAAAACGACGACCTCACCAAAACCCGAACTGAGGATACATTTGAAGAAATGAAACATAACGACGAAGTGGAAGATTATTTGGCTGAATTTGAAAAAAGTAATCGTCAGTTTCCCGATGAATTGTTTGAACCCAAAGCCAATTAG
- a CDS encoding AI-2E family transporter has protein sequence MQKSFPFSVRLAGWLLSGVIIVYILYVLRETLVPLTFSVLFAVLLYPICALLERWRIPRIAAISFSLILFFAVLVGLIYVASVQIISFGEELPRLEKKANFWIDQGQDFLSDNFGMSRRKQLTEGRKYLTEALKNSASTLTGAVATTTGTLASAALVPLFVFFFLLYRDFFRRFFYKAFNSRHKRRVDQAIRRIYEVVQGYLVGLVSVILIVGVMNSAGLLLLGVPHAIFFGFFASCLLLIPYIGLMIGSLLPALMALVALDSPMYALGVLGVFGVIQILEGNFITPYIVGSKVSVNPLAAMIVLILGGQLWGVSGLILALPMTAILKVIFDSVDALKPFGYLLGEAEDGKPVKLPIPPSMLEE, from the coding sequence ATGCAAAAGTCGTTTCCATTTTCCGTTCGCCTCGCTGGGTGGTTGCTCTCGGGCGTTATCATCGTTTACATTCTTTACGTACTCCGAGAGACTTTGGTTCCCCTTACATTCTCGGTCCTTTTTGCGGTGTTGTTGTACCCTATTTGCGCCTTACTGGAACGCTGGCGTATTCCGCGTATTGCGGCGATTTCCTTTAGTTTAATCTTGTTCTTTGCAGTTTTGGTCGGCTTAATATACGTCGCGTCTGTTCAAATCATCAGTTTTGGAGAGGAATTACCGCGTTTGGAGAAAAAAGCCAATTTCTGGATTGACCAAGGGCAAGACTTCTTGTCGGACAACTTTGGCATGAGCCGCCGCAAGCAACTCACCGAAGGCCGCAAGTATCTGACCGAAGCCCTCAAAAACAGTGCGTCCACGTTAACAGGCGCCGTGGCTACCACTACTGGCACGCTTGCATCGGCGGCGTTGGTGCCCTTGTTTGTCTTCTTTTTCCTGTTGTACCGTGATTTTTTTCGACGATTTTTCTACAAGGCATTCAACAGCCGCCACAAACGCCGCGTCGATCAGGCCATTCGGCGAATTTATGAGGTCGTACAGGGCTACTTGGTTGGCTTAGTTTCAGTGATTTTGATTGTGGGCGTCATGAACTCGGCTGGGTTGTTGCTTTTAGGCGTACCACACGCAATCTTCTTCGGTTTTTTTGCCTCTTGCTTATTACTCATTCCTTACATTGGGCTAATGATTGGCTCGCTGCTACCAGCGCTGATGGCGTTGGTAGCGCTCGATTCCCCGATGTATGCGTTGGGCGTTTTAGGTGTTTTTGGGGTAATCCAGATTTTAGAAGGCAATTTTATAACGCCTTACATCGTGGGTTCTAAGGTCAGCGTCAACCCCTTAGCGGCCATGATTGTATTGATTTTAGGCGGGCAATTGTGGGGAGTCTCTGGCTTGATATTGGCCCTGCCGATGACTGCCATTTTGAAAGTAATATTTGATTCGGTCGATGCCCTCAAACCTTTCGGGTATTTGCTCGGAGAAGCTGAAGACGGTAAGCCCGTCAAACTCCCGATTCCGCCTTCAATGCTCGAGGAATAA